In Prescottella soli, a genomic segment contains:
- a CDS encoding class E sortase, translating to MRDTKVPGPEQARPNAGGVAGELLLTAGVVLLLFVFYEAFWTNIVSGRLQDEVDNSLDESWSRGATGDEPVAPPTPALGEGFARVHIPALDAAYAVVEGTRNEDLRAGPGHYVDTQMPGEPGNFALAGHRIGTGAVFQYLDRLDACDAVVVETEFRWVTYRVLPLETSSPERRAAAEACLSPEQTDRVSDGDYAHVQGRHITAPTDVEVVNPLPGAPWAEPGPGLESMLTMTTCHPLFSNAERMIVHAMLVETIPKSSGHSPAALQER from the coding sequence ATGCGCGATACCAAAGTTCCTGGGCCGGAACAGGCTCGGCCGAATGCAGGCGGGGTCGCCGGCGAACTGCTCCTCACGGCCGGGGTCGTCCTCCTGCTCTTCGTCTTCTACGAGGCGTTCTGGACCAACATCGTCTCGGGGCGGTTGCAGGACGAGGTCGACAACAGCCTGGACGAATCCTGGAGCAGAGGGGCGACCGGTGACGAGCCGGTCGCCCCGCCGACCCCGGCGCTCGGCGAGGGGTTCGCGCGCGTTCACATTCCCGCCCTCGACGCCGCCTACGCGGTCGTCGAGGGCACACGCAACGAGGACCTGCGGGCCGGTCCCGGCCACTACGTCGACACACAGATGCCCGGCGAGCCCGGAAACTTCGCGCTCGCCGGGCATCGCATCGGGACCGGTGCGGTGTTCCAGTACCTGGATCGACTCGACGCTTGCGATGCAGTCGTCGTGGAGACCGAATTCCGATGGGTCACTTACCGAGTGCTCCCGCTCGAGACCTCCTCGCCCGAGAGGCGTGCTGCGGCGGAAGCCTGTCTGAGCCCCGAGCAGACCGATCGCGTCTCGGACGGCGACTACGCCCACGTCCAGGGCCGCCACATCACCGCGCCCACCGACGTCGAGGTCGTCAACCCGCTGCCCGGCGCCCCGTGGGCCGAGCCCGGCCCCGGGCTGGAAAGCATGCTGACGATGACCACGTGCCATCCGCTGTTCTCGAACGCCGAGCGCATGATCGTGCATGCGATGCTCGTCGAAACAATCCCGAAGTCCTCGGGCCACAGTCCCGCGGCATTGCAGGAGCGATGA